A region from the Aegilops tauschii subsp. strangulata cultivar AL8/78 chromosome 5, Aet v6.0, whole genome shotgun sequence genome encodes:
- the LOC109752371 gene encoding protein TIC 62, chloroplastic: MEAKAAAVSLSAPLPRCRVAGGNGPLACSASARRSRRCGYHHGAPLRSLARPSSSARSFPAGRVYAMAAAATTPVKEQDLVFVAGATGKVGSRTVRELIKLGFRVRAAVRSKERASPLVQSVERLELGEGSAADSRLELVECDLEKQGEAGIKAAIGDAALVVCSIGASEKEILDVTGPYRIDYVATDNLVRAAAKAGVEHFVLVTSLGTTRFGFPAALLNLFWGVLCWKKMAEEALVASGVPYTIVRPGGMERPTDAYKETHNLVVSPRDTYVGGLVSNLQVAELIACVAKNRRAAYCKVVELVAETTAPLLPTEDLLARVPSDPGRAPPPAKESPPAAAAAPAPVAAPPAPSPAPAPAAPPTPAPAPQPAAAPPAPAPAPAPAAAAKTERPLSPYAAYEGLKPPSSPTPSFSSGTTGQAVKESPPAPAPAPAPAPAAPAPPPPPPAAPAASAKPRPLSPYAAYEGLKPPSSPTPSRSGSKKMDAGDSPSPPPTAASPDAATSTTAEAAAQSSSPLLDSNPNGAPPTAAATADPGRPLSPYARYEDLKPPSTPTPSAPKV, encoded by the exons ATGGAGGCCAAGGCCGCCGCCGTGTCCCTCTCGGCGCCGCTGCCCCGGTGCCGCGTCGCCGGCGGCAACGGCCCGCTCGCGTGCTCTGCCTCGGCGCGGAGGTCGCGCAGGTGCGGGTATCACCATGGCGCGCCCCTCAGATCACTCGCTCGCCCCTCCTCCTCTGCTCGCTCCTTCCCCGCCGGCCGCGTCTACGCGATGGCCGCGGCCGCAACGACGCCGGTGAAGGAGCAGGACCTCGTCTTCGTCGCCGGCGCCACCGGGAAGGTCGGCTCCCGGACCGTAAG GGAGCTCATCAAGCTGGGCTTCCGCGTCCGCGCGGCCGTCCGGAGCAAGGAGAGAGCGTCGCCCCTCGTGCAGAGCGTGGAGCGGCTGGAGCTCGGCGAAGGGAGCGCCGCGGACTCGAGGCTGGAGCTGGTCGAGTGCGACCTGGAGAAGCAGGGCGAGGCGGGCATCAAGGCGGCCATCGGCGACGCGGCGCTCGTGGTGTGCTCCATCGGCGCCAGCGAGAAGGAGATCCTCGACGTCACGGGCCCCTACCGCATCGACTACGTGGCCACCGACAACCTCGTGCGCGCCGCGGCCAAGGCCGGCGTCGAGCACTTCGTCCTGGTCACCTCCCTCGGCACCACCAGATTCGGCTtccccgccgccctcctcaa CTTGTTCTGGGGCGTTCTGTGctggaagaagatggcggaggaggcgCTGGTGGCCAGCGGCGTGCCGTACACGATCGTGCGGCCGGGGGGCATGGAGAGGCCGACGGACGCGTACAAGGAGACGCACAACCTGGTGGTGTCGCCGCGGGACACGTACGTCGGCGGCCTGGTGTCCAACCTGCAGGTCGCGGAGCTGATCGCGTGCGTGGCCAAGAACAGGAGGGCGGCCTACTGCAAGGTGGTGGAGCTCGTGGCCGAGACCACCGCGCCGCTGCTGCCCACGGAGGACCTCCTCGCCAGAGTCCCCTCCGACCCCGGCAGGGCACCGCCCCCGGCGAAGGAGTCGCCTCCCGCAGCAGCGGCGGCACCAGCACCAGTTGCAGCACCTCCAGCACCGTCACCGGCACCGGCACCAGCAGCACCTCCAACACCGGCACCGGCACCACAACCAGCTGCAGCCCCTCCAGCACCGGCGCCGGCACCTGCACCAGCTGCAGCAGCAAAAACAGAGCGGCCGCTCTCGCCATACGCGGC GTACGAAGGGTTGAAGCCACCATCTTCCCCAACACCCAGCTTTAGCAGCGGCACCACCGGTCAGGCAGTGAAGGAGTCGCCTCCTGCACCGGCACCGGCACCGGCACCAGCACCAGCTgctccggctcctcctcctcctcctccggccgctcCCGCTGCTTCTGCAAAGCCACGGCCGCTCTCACCCTACGCGGC GTACGAGGGGCTGAAGCCACCGTCTTCCCCAACACCCAGCAGGAGCGGCAGCAAGAAAATGGATGCCGGTGATTCTCCATCACCGCCGCCCACTGCCGCCTCTCCGGATGCAGCAACGAGCACGACCGCCGAGGCTGCAGCCCAGTCGTCCTCGCCGCTGTTGGATTCCAACCCCAATGGAGCTCCTCCCACCGCCGCTGCCACTGCTGATCCAGGGCGCCCACTTTCGCCATACGCCAG GTACGAAGACCTGAAACCTCCAAGCACGCCAACTCCATCCGCGCCCAAAGTATAG